A stretch of the Ochrobactrum sp. BTU1 genome encodes the following:
- the poxB gene encoding ubiquinone-dependent pyruvate dehydrogenase has translation MGMTVADLLAQTLAEAGVKRIWGVTGDSLNGLNDSLRRLGKIDWMHVRHEETAAFAAGAEAAVTGELAVCAGSCGPGNLHLINGLFDCHRNREPVLAIAAHIPSSEIGLDYFQETHPQELFRECSHFVELVSNPAQMPEVLNRAMRAAIGKRGVAVIVIPGDVALKQAPEGAKQTWTPISPPRMVPSDQDVAKLADILNGSEKITILAGSGCAGAHDAVVSLAEQLEAPVVHALRGKEHVEWDNPFDVGMTGLIGFSSGYHAMLNCDTLLMLGTSFPYRNFYPDKAKIVQIDNDPSQLGRRAPLTLGVTGDVSETIAALLPKLKSGRSTKFLDAAKTHYTKAREALDDLAAPSKPGQPIHPQYLTRLVNEIADEDAIFTADVGTPTVWAARYLTMNGKRRLLGSFNHGSMANAMLQALGAKAAAPERQVVSLSGDGGFTMMMGDFLSLKQLNLPAKIIVYNNGSLGFVAMEMKAGGYLTSGTDLENPNFAAMAEAIGIKGFRVEESADLPEALKQAFAHDGPVLVDVLTAKQELVMPPKIKAEQAKGFSLYMLKAIISGRGDEIVELARTNLGR, from the coding sequence ATGGGCATGACTGTTGCGGATCTTCTGGCTCAGACCTTGGCCGAAGCAGGTGTTAAACGTATCTGGGGCGTCACGGGCGATAGCCTCAACGGACTGAATGACAGCCTCAGAAGACTTGGCAAGATCGACTGGATGCATGTCCGCCATGAGGAAACCGCAGCCTTCGCCGCAGGGGCCGAAGCGGCTGTCACCGGCGAACTGGCCGTTTGTGCTGGCAGCTGTGGGCCTGGCAATCTGCACCTCATCAACGGGCTTTTTGATTGTCACCGCAACCGCGAACCTGTGCTGGCGATTGCAGCCCATATTCCTTCATCCGAAATCGGCCTCGACTATTTTCAGGAAACCCATCCGCAGGAACTGTTCCGCGAATGCAGCCATTTTGTTGAGCTGGTTTCCAACCCTGCACAAATGCCCGAAGTGCTGAACCGCGCCATGCGCGCGGCCATCGGAAAGCGCGGCGTGGCCGTGATCGTCATTCCGGGTGACGTTGCGCTCAAGCAGGCACCTGAAGGGGCAAAGCAGACCTGGACGCCGATCTCGCCTCCACGCATGGTTCCGTCTGATCAGGATGTCGCTAAGCTCGCAGATATTCTCAACGGTTCTGAGAAGATCACCATTCTGGCAGGCAGCGGCTGCGCTGGCGCCCATGATGCTGTCGTTTCATTGGCCGAACAGCTTGAGGCGCCTGTGGTTCATGCGCTGCGCGGCAAGGAACATGTCGAATGGGACAATCCCTTTGATGTTGGCATGACCGGCCTGATCGGCTTTTCATCCGGCTATCACGCCATGCTCAACTGCGACACGCTGCTGATGCTTGGCACCAGTTTCCCTTATCGCAACTTCTATCCCGACAAGGCAAAGATCGTTCAGATCGACAATGATCCTTCACAGCTCGGACGCCGTGCGCCGCTCACATTGGGCGTGACCGGCGATGTGTCGGAAACAATCGCAGCCCTTTTGCCGAAGCTCAAATCTGGTCGCAGCACGAAGTTCCTCGATGCTGCAAAGACACATTACACGAAAGCGCGCGAGGCATTGGATGATCTGGCAGCACCATCAAAACCAGGCCAGCCGATCCACCCGCAATATCTCACCCGCCTCGTCAATGAGATTGCGGATGAAGATGCGATCTTTACCGCCGATGTCGGCACGCCTACCGTCTGGGCTGCACGCTATCTCACCATGAATGGCAAGCGTCGCCTGCTCGGTTCTTTCAATCATGGCTCAATGGCCAATGCCATGCTTCAGGCGCTGGGCGCAAAGGCTGCAGCGCCGGAACGACAGGTCGTTTCACTGTCCGGCGATGGCGGTTTCACCATGATGATGGGCGATTTCCTGTCGTTGAAGCAGCTCAATCTGCCCGCCAAGATCATTGTTTATAACAATGGCTCGCTTGGCTTCGTGGCGATGGAAATGAAAGCGGGCGGCTATCTGACCTCTGGAACCGACCTCGAAAACCCGAATTTTGCAGCCATGGCGGAAGCCATCGGCATCAAAGGTTTTCGCGTAGAGGAGTCCGCTGATCTGCCGGAGGCATTAAAGCAGGCTTTTGCGCATGACGGTCCGGTTCTGGTCGATGTGTTAACAGCCAAACAGGAACTGGTAATGCCGCCCAAGATCAAGGCCGAGCAGGCGAAGGGCTTCAGCCTTTATATGCTCAAAGCCATCATCAGCGGTCGTGGTGATGAAATCGTTGAACTCGCCCGTACCAATCTTGGTCGTTAA
- the arfB gene encoding aminoacyl-tRNA hydrolase — protein MEESRNIIRITNRLTIHEDDLEESFIRSSGPGGQNVNKVSTAVQLRFHAARSGLPEDVLSRLFKLAGQKGTKDGDILIEANRFRTQERNREDARERMIALIQEAEVPPPPPRRKTKPTKGSIERRLKAKSGRSDIKKGRGKVSYD, from the coding sequence ATGGAAGAAAGCCGCAACATCATTCGCATCACCAACCGCCTGACGATCCACGAGGACGATCTGGAGGAGAGCTTTATTCGCTCATCCGGTCCCGGTGGTCAGAACGTCAATAAGGTTTCGACCGCCGTGCAGCTGCGCTTTCATGCGGCACGCTCCGGCCTTCCCGAAGATGTGCTTTCCCGTCTTTTCAAGCTTGCTGGTCAAAAAGGCACCAAGGACGGTGACATACTGATCGAGGCCAATCGCTTTCGCACACAGGAACGCAATCGCGAAGATGCCCGTGAGCGGATGATTGCGCTGATCCAGGAGGCAGAAGTTCCGCCACCGCCACCGCGCAGGAAAACAAAGCCGACAAAAGGCTCGATTGAGCGCCGCCTCAAGGCTAAATCCGGACGCTCTGACATCAAGAAAGGCCGCGGCAAGGTTTCTTACGATTAA
- a CDS encoding stimulus-sensing domain-containing protein, whose amino-acid sequence MVAETRKDSAVTMRERRARRQRSLFLRRLFAPFSRFLGQFLFSSLTRRILFLNLAALAVLVSGILYMNQFREGLIDAKIESLLTQGKIIAAAISSSATVDTNSLMIDPEKLLELQAGQSITPSPDSPDNWEFPINPEKVSPMLRQLISPTSTRARIYDHYANLLLDSRSLYAPAFASGGPVFRYDLPAIEEDEPSAWERFTGWFSRLFYGGGLPLYQEQPGGNGLAYQEIVRALTGSPQTAQRRNQQGELVVSVAVPIQQSRAILGVLLLSTEGDDIDKIVQGERMAVFRVFGVVAAVMVILSLFLASTIASPLRKLAAAADRVRLGVKSREEIPDFSERQDEVGHLSTSIRAMTDALYTRIEAIESFAADVSHELKNPLTSLRSAVETLPLAKNDDSRKRLLDVIQHDVRRLDRLITDISDASRLDAELAREHSDRVDMKTLLNSLVNAAREVRRNKIGTEIVFNTGKFPAGKKGFFVAGHDLRLGQVISNLIENARSFVPEDTGRIEVTLTGEGGRLRVLVEDNGPGIPIENIERIFERFYTDRPASEAFGQNSGLGLSISRQIIEAHGGTLTAENIIDADDPDQMKGARFIVDLPASA is encoded by the coding sequence ATGGTCGCCGAAACCCGGAAAGACAGTGCCGTTACCATGAGAGAACGTAGGGCGCGGCGGCAACGTTCGCTTTTCCTGCGTCGTCTTTTTGCGCCCTTCAGCCGGTTTCTGGGTCAGTTTCTCTTCTCAAGCCTGACGCGCCGTATTCTCTTCCTCAATCTTGCAGCCCTTGCCGTGCTTGTTTCCGGCATTCTTTATATGAACCAGTTCCGAGAGGGGCTGATCGACGCCAAGATCGAAAGCTTGCTTACGCAAGGCAAGATCATTGCGGCAGCTATATCTTCATCCGCAACGGTTGATACCAATTCGCTGATGATCGACCCGGAAAAACTTCTGGAGCTTCAAGCGGGACAAAGCATTACGCCTTCGCCCGATTCACCGGATAACTGGGAATTCCCGATTAATCCGGAAAAAGTCTCCCCGATGCTGCGCCAGCTGATTTCACCGACCAGTACGCGCGCCCGCATTTACGATCATTACGCCAACCTTCTGCTTGATTCCCGCTCGCTCTATGCCCCGGCTTTCGCGTCTGGCGGTCCGGTTTTCCGTTATGATCTGCCAGCAATCGAAGAAGATGAACCGAGCGCCTGGGAACGCTTTACCGGTTGGTTCTCACGTCTGTTTTATGGCGGTGGTCTGCCGCTTTATCAGGAACAGCCCGGCGGCAATGGCCTCGCCTATCAGGAAATCGTTCGTGCGCTGACTGGCTCTCCGCAAACAGCACAGCGGCGTAACCAGCAGGGTGAATTGGTCGTTTCGGTGGCAGTGCCCATCCAGCAGTCGCGCGCCATTCTGGGCGTCCTTTTGCTTTCGACCGAAGGTGACGATATCGACAAGATCGTGCAGGGCGAACGCATGGCCGTTTTCCGGGTCTTTGGCGTTGTGGCCGCGGTCATGGTGATTCTGTCGCTGTTTTTGGCGTCGACGATTGCAAGCCCATTGCGGAAGCTGGCGGCTGCCGCCGACCGTGTGCGTCTTGGTGTTAAGAGCCGTGAGGAAATTCCGGATTTCTCCGAACGTCAGGACGAAGTTGGGCATCTTTCGACCTCTATCCGCGCAATGACCGATGCGCTTTATACGCGCATCGAGGCGATTGAGAGTTTCGCAGCTGATGTGAGCCACGAGCTGAAAAACCCCCTCACCTCGCTGCGCAGCGCCGTTGAAACGCTGCCGCTCGCCAAGAACGATGATTCGCGCAAACGCCTGCTGGATGTAATCCAGCATGATGTGCGCCGCCTGGATCGCCTGATTACCGATATTTCTGATGCCTCGCGTCTGGATGCAGAGCTCGCGCGCGAACATTCCGACCGCGTCGATATGAAGACGCTGCTCAACAGTCTGGTCAATGCTGCGCGCGAAGTTCGTCGCAACAAGATTGGTACAGAGATTGTATTCAATACGGGCAAGTTCCCGGCGGGCAAGAAGGGCTTCTTTGTTGCCGGTCATGACCTGCGTCTGGGACAAGTCATCAGCAACCTGATCGAAAATGCGCGTTCTTTCGTGCCGGAAGATACGGGCCGGATTGAAGTTACCCTGACTGGTGAAGGTGGCCGTTTGCGTGTTCTGGTCGAAGATAACGGCCCCGGTATTCCGATTGAAAATATCGAGCGTATTTTCGAGCGCTTCTATACTGATCGCCCCGCATCGGAAGCTTTCGGCCAGAATTCGGGTCTTGGGCTTTCGATCAGCCGCCAGATCATTGAAGCTCATGGCGGTACGCTGACAGCAGAAAATATCATTGATGCGGATGATCCGGATCAGATGAAGGGCGCCCGCTTCATCGTCGATCTTCCGGCTAGCGCGTAA
- a CDS encoding alpha/beta hydrolase translates to MTINYHELETSHGRIAVRESEGEGAPLLMIHGNSSSGAIFAPQLEGEIGKKWRVIAPDLPGHGKSSDAIDPDRSYSMEGYADAMTEVMQQLGIADAVVFGWSLGGHIGIEMIARYHEMRGLMITGTPPVAREEVGQGFKSGPDMALAGQEVFSERDVDSYARSTCGEPFEASLLDIVARTDGRARRIMFEKFAAGTGGNQRDIVAQAKLPIAVVNGRDEPFVELDFVSKVKFGNLWEGKTHVIDDAGHAPFRETPAEFDAYLARFIESCTK, encoded by the coding sequence ATGACAATCAATTATCACGAGCTTGAAACCAGCCATGGCCGCATTGCTGTGCGTGAAAGCGAAGGCGAGGGCGCTCCTCTTCTGATGATCCATGGCAATTCAAGTTCGGGCGCAATTTTCGCACCACAGCTCGAAGGCGAGATCGGCAAAAAATGGCGCGTGATAGCACCTGATCTTCCGGGCCATGGCAAATCTTCCGATGCGATTGATCCTGATCGCAGCTATTCGATGGAAGGCTATGCGGATGCGATGACGGAAGTCATGCAGCAGCTCGGCATTGCCGATGCTGTCGTTTTCGGCTGGTCGCTCGGTGGCCATATCGGTATCGAGATGATTGCCCGTTATCATGAAATGCGTGGCCTTATGATTACCGGAACTCCACCCGTAGCGCGCGAGGAAGTGGGGCAGGGGTTCAAGAGTGGACCCGACATGGCGCTTGCCGGACAGGAAGTCTTTTCCGAGCGCGATGTGGATTCTTACGCACGCAGCACCTGTGGCGAACCATTCGAAGCATCGCTTCTCGATATTGTTGCCCGTACCGACGGCCGCGCGCGCCGCATCATGTTTGAAAAATTCGCCGCTGGCACCGGAGGCAACCAGCGCGACATCGTCGCTCAAGCAAAGCTTCCAATTGCAGTCGTCAATGGACGCGACGAACCTTTCGTCGAACTCGACTTCGTCTCTAAGGTAAAATTCGGTAATCTTTGGGAAGGCAAAACCCACGTTATCGACGATGCTGGACATGCGCCATTTCGCGAAACGCCAGCGGAATTTGATGCTTATCTCGCTCGTTTCATCGAGAGTTGCACAAAATAA
- a CDS encoding PTS sugar transporter subunit IIA, with amino-acid sequence MIGLVLVTHGRLAEEFLHAVEHVVGPQDNFETVCIGAEDDMEQRRRDIVDAVDRADNGRGVIVLTDMFGGTPSNLAISVMEEGKIEVIAGVNLPMLIKLSSVRIGGDIKTALREAQDAGRKYINVASQVLTGK; translated from the coding sequence ATGATCGGACTCGTGCTTGTTACGCACGGAAGGCTGGCCGAAGAGTTTCTCCATGCGGTTGAGCATGTGGTTGGCCCGCAAGACAATTTCGAGACCGTATGTATCGGTGCCGAAGATGACATGGAACAGCGTCGTCGCGATATTGTCGATGCCGTTGATCGTGCCGATAATGGCAGAGGTGTCATCGTTCTGACGGATATGTTCGGCGGCACACCGTCGAATCTGGCTATTTCGGTGATGGAAGAAGGCAAGATCGAGGTGATCGCTGGTGTGAACCTGCCGATGCTCATCAAGCTTTCAAGTGTTCGTATTGGTGGAGACATCAAGACGGCACTGCGCGAAGCGCAGGATGCGGGGCGTAAGTACATCAATGTTGCAAGTCAGGTTCTGACAGGAAAGTAG
- a CDS encoding response regulator transcription factor gives MKEASATQTIALVDDDRNILTSVSIALESEGYRVETYTDGASALDGLMARPPNLAIFDIKMPRMDGMELLRRLRQKSDLPVIFLTSKDDEIDELFGLKMGADDFITKPFSQRLLVERVKAVLRRVAARDGTAKPTGQQAKSLERGQLVMDQERHTCTWKGEPVTLTVTEFLILHSLAQRPGVVKSRDALMDAAYDEQVYVDDRTIDSHIKRLRKKFKSTDDDFEMIETLYGVGYRFREA, from the coding sequence ATGAAGGAAGCTTCGGCAACGCAGACAATTGCGCTGGTCGACGATGACCGCAACATTCTGACCTCCGTTTCCATTGCTCTGGAGTCGGAAGGCTATCGCGTGGAGACCTATACCGATGGGGCTTCCGCTTTGGATGGCCTGATGGCGCGTCCACCGAACCTTGCGATCTTTGATATCAAGATGCCGCGCATGGATGGTATGGAACTTCTGCGCCGCCTGCGCCAGAAGTCTGATCTTCCGGTCATCTTCCTGACGTCCAAGGACGACGAAATTGATGAATTGTTCGGCCTCAAGATGGGCGCTGACGATTTCATCACCAAGCCGTTCTCGCAGCGTCTTCTGGTCGAGCGTGTGAAGGCCGTGCTGCGCCGTGTTGCGGCTCGTGATGGCACCGCAAAGCCGACCGGCCAGCAGGCCAAGTCACTGGAACGTGGCCAGCTGGTCATGGATCAGGAACGCCACACCTGCACCTGGAAAGGTGAGCCGGTAACGCTTACTGTGACCGAATTCCTCATCCTTCACTCGCTTGCACAGCGCCCCGGTGTTGTGAAAAGCCGTGACGCGCTGATGGATGCGGCTTATGATGAGCAGGTCTATGTGGATGATCGCACCATCGACAGCCACATCAAGCGCCTTCGCAAGAAGTTCAAATCGACCGATGACGATTTTGAGATGATCGAAACGCTCTATGGCGTCGGTTACCGCTTCCGCGAAGCGTAA
- the ahcY gene encoding adenosylhomocysteinase: MTASQDFVVKDLGLADWGRKELDIAETEMPGLMAAREEFGKSQPLKGARISGSLHMTIQTAVLIETLKALGADVRWASCNIFSTQDHAAAAIAATGTPVFAIKGETLEEYWTYTDKIFQWTDGEPSNMILDDGGDATMYILIGARAEAGEDVLSKPESEEEEVLFAQIKKRMAETPGFFTRQRDAIKGVTEETTTGVNRLYQLQKKGLLPFPAINVNDSVTKSKFDNKYGCKESLVDGIRRGTDVMMAGKVAVVCGYGDVGKGSAASLAGAGARVKVTEVDPICALQAAMDGFEVVTLDDAASTADIVISTTGNKDVITLDHMRKLKDMAIVGNIGHFDNEIQVAGLRNLKWTNVKPQVDLVEFPDGKRIILLSEGRLLNLGNATGHPSFVMSASFTNQVLGQIELFTRTDAYKNEVYVLPKHLDEKVARLHLDKLGAKLTVLSEEQAAYIGVTPQGPFKSEHYRY; this comes from the coding sequence ATGACCGCAAGTCAGGATTTTGTCGTCAAGGATCTCGGTCTTGCCGATTGGGGCCGCAAGGAACTCGATATTGCTGAAACCGAAATGCCGGGCCTGATGGCCGCGCGCGAAGAATTCGGCAAGTCGCAGCCGCTCAAGGGCGCGCGCATCTCCGGTTCGCTGCATATGACGATCCAGACCGCCGTGCTGATCGAAACACTGAAGGCGCTGGGCGCCGATGTGCGCTGGGCTTCCTGCAATATTTTCTCGACGCAGGATCATGCAGCGGCAGCTATTGCAGCCACCGGCACGCCGGTTTTCGCCATCAAGGGCGAAACGCTTGAAGAATATTGGACCTATACCGACAAGATCTTCCAGTGGACGGATGGCGAACCATCCAACATGATCCTCGATGATGGTGGCGATGCTACCATGTATATCCTGATCGGCGCGCGCGCTGAGGCTGGCGAAGACGTTCTTTCCAAGCCTGAAAGTGAAGAAGAAGAAGTTCTGTTCGCGCAGATCAAGAAGCGTATGGCTGAAACCCCAGGCTTCTTCACGCGTCAGCGCGATGCGATCAAAGGTGTGACCGAAGAAACCACCACAGGCGTCAATCGTCTTTACCAGCTGCAGAAGAAGGGCCTCCTGCCCTTCCCGGCAATCAACGTCAATGACAGCGTCACCAAGTCGAAGTTCGACAACAAGTACGGCTGCAAGGAATCGCTGGTTGACGGCATCCGTCGCGGTACAGACGTCATGATGGCTGGCAAGGTTGCTGTCGTTTGTGGCTATGGCGACGTTGGCAAAGGCTCGGCTGCATCGCTCGCTGGTGCCGGTGCCCGCGTGAAGGTCACGGAAGTTGATCCTATCTGCGCGCTTCAGGCTGCAATGGACGGCTTTGAAGTCGTAACGCTCGATGACGCAGCTTCGACCGCTGATATCGTGATCTCGACGACCGGCAATAAGGACGTCATCACGCTCGATCATATGCGCAAGCTGAAGGATATGGCCATCGTCGGCAATATCGGTCACTTCGACAATGAAATTCAGGTTGCAGGACTGCGTAACCTGAAATGGACCAACGTGAAGCCACAGGTCGATCTGGTTGAATTCCCGGATGGCAAGCGCATCATCCTTCTCTCGGAAGGCCGCCTGCTCAACCTCGGCAACGCAACCGGCCATCCAAGCTTCGTTATGTCGGCTTCCTTCACCAATCAGGTTCTGGGCCAGATCGAACTCTTCACGCGTACCGACGCGTATAAGAATGAAGTCTATGTCCTGCCAAAGCACCTCGATGAGAAGGTTGCACGTCTGCATCTCGACAAGCTCGGCGCCAAGCTGACTGTGCTTTCTGAGGAACAGGCCGCATATATCGGCGTAACGCCGCAAGGCCCATTCAAGTCGGAACACTACAGGTATTAA
- a CDS encoding HPr family phosphocarrier protein: protein MHPTVAVTGEYDADSALSRSFEIVNKRGLHARASAKFVQLVDGYNAHVRVSKDGMTVGGTSIMGLMMLAASPGCCIDVRASGEQADAVLDALQTLIADKFGEEC, encoded by the coding sequence ATGCATCCAACCGTAGCCGTTACCGGCGAATACGATGCCGATAGCGCCTTGTCCCGGTCTTTCGAGATCGTCAACAAGCGCGGTCTTCACGCCCGCGCATCGGCTAAATTTGTGCAGCTCGTCGACGGTTACAACGCTCATGTCCGCGTCAGCAAGGACGGAATGACTGTTGGCGGCACGTCGATCATGGGTTTGATGATGCTGGCAGCCTCCCCGGGCTGCTGCATCGACGTTCGCGCATCTGGCGAACAGGCTGACGCCGTGCTCGATGCACTTCAGACACTTATTGCCGATAAGTTCGGCGAGGAGTGCTGA
- a CDS encoding HPr kinase/phosphorylase, producing MTPEQEKSGLHATTVQLQGRGVMLMGKSGAGKTELALTLIERAKMRGDQACLVADDRTLLHVEGERLVASVPDALAGGVEIRGAGLFTVAYVKQTLLDLVVMLVGRDEAERYPSGEKWQFDDIEVPRLLLPALSSNGDSNALSRAIEASLFYKTWP from the coding sequence ATGACACCCGAACAGGAAAAAAGCGGCCTCCATGCAACAACTGTTCAGTTGCAAGGACGCGGTGTCATGCTGATGGGAAAATCCGGTGCCGGAAAGACAGAACTCGCCCTCACCCTGATTGAGCGCGCCAAGATGCGCGGCGATCAGGCTTGTCTTGTTGCCGATGATCGCACGCTTCTGCATGTGGAGGGTGAAAGACTTGTCGCGAGTGTTCCCGATGCACTGGCTGGAGGAGTAGAGATTCGCGGTGCAGGTCTGTTCACTGTTGCTTATGTGAAACAGACGCTGCTTGATCTTGTGGTCATGCTGGTTGGGCGTGATGAAGCAGAGCGTTATCCCAGCGGCGAAAAATGGCAGTTTGACGACATTGAGGTGCCGCGTCTCTTACTGCCTGCGCTGTCGTCAAATGGCGATTCCAACGCGCTTTCCCGGGCTATAGAGGCCAGTCTCTTCTACAAGACTTGGCCCTGA
- a CDS encoding phosphoenolpyruvate carboxykinase, with protein MKEIGIHNTAASIATSGLKELSAVFYNFGPARLYEETIRRGEAELSAQGALVARTGQHTGRSPKDKFVVRDANTEDQVWWDNNKPMTPEAFELLYADFIEHAKGKELFVQDLIGGADEDNKINARVVTEYAWHSLFIRNLLIRPEEAALASYVPEMTIIDLPSFKADPARYGVRTETVIAVDLTRKIVLIGGTSYAGEMKKSVFTALNYLLPAKGVMPMHCSANEGPNGDTAVFFGLSGTGKTTLSADPTRTLIGDDEHGWGEDGVFNFEGGCYAKTIRLSAEAEPEIYATTQRFGTVLENVVLDANRQPDFDDVSLTENTRCAYPLDFIPNASSTGKGGQPKNIIMLTADAFGVMPPIAKLTPAQAMYHFLSGYTAKVAGTEKGVTEPEATFSTCFGAPFMPRHPSEYGNLLRKLIAEHKVDCWLVNTGWTGGAYGTGKRMPIKATRALLAAALDGSLNNAEFRTDPNFGFAVPVEVPGVDTSILDPRSTWADKAAYDAQAQKLVDMFVNNFEKFESHVDHDVKDAAPATQIAAQ; from the coding sequence ATGAAAGAGATCGGCATTCACAATACTGCCGCTTCCATTGCCACTTCAGGATTGAAGGAACTGTCCGCAGTCTTTTATAATTTTGGACCGGCCCGGCTTTATGAAGAGACTATTCGCCGTGGCGAAGCAGAGCTTTCAGCACAAGGAGCCCTTGTTGCTAGAACGGGCCAGCACACTGGCCGTTCGCCAAAAGACAAATTCGTGGTTCGCGATGCAAACACCGAAGATCAGGTCTGGTGGGACAACAACAAGCCAATGACGCCGGAGGCTTTCGAGCTTCTCTATGCCGATTTCATCGAACATGCGAAGGGCAAGGAGCTTTTCGTACAGGATCTCATCGGCGGCGCAGACGAAGACAACAAGATCAACGCGCGTGTTGTCACTGAATATGCATGGCATTCGCTGTTCATCCGCAACTTGCTGATCCGTCCGGAAGAAGCAGCGCTTGCTTCTTACGTGCCTGAAATGACCATTATCGACCTACCTTCCTTCAAGGCCGATCCTGCGCGCTATGGCGTGCGCACCGAAACGGTGATCGCAGTCGATCTCACCCGCAAGATTGTGCTGATCGGTGGCACTTCCTATGCTGGTGAAATGAAGAAGTCGGTCTTCACCGCGCTCAACTATCTTCTGCCTGCCAAGGGCGTCATGCCAATGCATTGCTCGGCCAATGAAGGCCCGAACGGCGACACGGCTGTCTTCTTCGGTCTGTCCGGCACTGGCAAGACCACGCTGTCGGCTGATCCAACCCGCACGCTGATCGGCGATGACGAGCACGGCTGGGGCGAAGATGGCGTCTTCAATTTCGAAGGCGGCTGCTATGCCAAGACCATTCGTTTGTCAGCTGAAGCCGAGCCGGAAATCTACGCAACTACGCAGCGCTTCGGCACTGTGCTGGAAAATGTTGTGCTGGATGCAAACCGCCAACCGGATTTCGATGACGTATCGCTGACTGAAAACACCCGCTGCGCCTATCCGCTCGACTTCATCCCGAATGCATCATCGACGGGCAAGGGCGGTCAGCCAAAGAACATCATCATGCTTACCGCTGATGCCTTCGGCGTCATGCCTCCGATCGCCAAGCTTACGCCTGCGCAGGCCATGTATCACTTCCTGTCAGGCTACACCGCCAAGGTTGCCGGTACCGAAAAGGGCGTGACCGAGCCTGAAGCAACGTTCTCGACCTGCTTTGGTGCGCCATTCATGCCGCGCCATCCATCGGAATATGGCAATCTGCTGCGCAAGCTGATCGCCGAACACAAGGTCGATTGCTGGCTGGTCAACACCGGCTGGACCGGCGGCGCTTATGGCACCGGCAAGCGTATGCCGATCAAGGCTACCCGTGCGCTTCTTGCAGCAGCGCTCGACGGTTCGCTCAATAATGCGGAATTCCGTACTGATCCGAATTTCGGCTTCGCCGTGCCGGTTGAAGTGCCGGGCGTGGATACGTCCATTCTCGATCCGCGTTCGACCTGGGCTGACAAGGCAGCTTACGACGCACAGGCGCAAAAACTTGTCGATATGTTCGTGAACAATTTCGAGAAGTTCGAAAGCCATGTCGATCACGATGTGAAGGACGCTGCGCCAGCGACCCAGATCGCCGCACAATAA